CCTCATTGTAGAGGTCTTTGAGGGTGACATTCAGCGAGCGGTACATCTCGGTCCACTTGCGGAATTCCTCGATCGTAAGCGCTTCTGACTCCTTGATGAATACCTCGCGCGAGGTCTTATGATTGGCTCTGGGCAGTGCGATACGGGCAGCCATCTTATAAAAAGCCCTGTACCCGATCAACTTGGCCAAGAAAAGACTCGTAGAGGCTATCAGTCGTAACTTCCTATTCAACTGAACGATCGCACCGGCCAGTACCACACTCTTGACCCGATGATTGTACAACTGCTCCAGTCTGAGTGCGATGATCGCGCCCAGTGAAACACCGAGTACGTGTACTTGCTCGATCCTGTGATGGTCCACCACTTCCCAGATACGATGTGAAATGATGGAAAAGGTATACGCATCGTCTCTGACCCCTTTCTCAGCGCTCATCCCATGACCGGGGAGATCGATGATCAAGAGATTGAAATGCTTGCCCAATCTCTCCACCTGTCGCTTCCAGGTACGTGTGCTCCCTCCTGCTCCATGTATCATCAGCAGCCATTCGGCTGACTCCGATCGGAAATGGACCTCGTGATACAGTATGTCGGTATTCTCCATGTAGAGCTTCTGAACGAAGAGCAAAGGTACTTACGATGCGCTGCATAAGAACACTTGTTCATAAGGAGTTTAAAATTCATGGATCCATTCTTCTTTGAAATCCGTGCAACTCGTGGATAAATACTACTTTGAACTCCCGTGAATCAAGGGCAAGCAGATATCGAGGATTTCCGGGTGATGACCACAGGAACTCCGGTAGACATCTCTTCATATCTGCACGAGTACCTATCCCTCCATCCAGAATGCGAGGTCCATCTAGGAAGTGACAGTCAGAACTTCCGCTCGCATACGGTATATGTAACTACCATCGTACTGCGTCATCCAGGTAAAGGAGCTCACGTACTTTATAGGAAAGACCGTATTCCGATCATACGCGATATGTTCACCAAACTCTGGGGCGAATTAGAGCGAACAATCGAGATGGCCGAGTTCCTGCAGAATGAGCTGCTCATCGAAGTGGAGCAGATAGATCTGGATTACAATAGCGATGAGAACTTTCCTTCCAACAAGGTGCTTTCGGCAGCTTCAGGATATGTGCAATCTTTGGGATATACTGTGAAAGCAAAACCCGAACTGCTCATGGCCGTGTGGGCAGCCAATGTGCTGTGTAATTGATGACCAAGGAGTTCACCGGCATTCTCGATGAACTCGATTCCAACGTCTGGAATCGTTTTGTGGATGTACCTACGGATATCGTGCTTTTCTACAAGAAGAAAGACATCAAGCGTTTCCTCTGTACCTATGACAACATGCTGACCAAATCCTGCGCTCTCCTCTCACGGGGTGATGGCAGGTATTTCGTCATGCTCAATAAGCAGGAATGTAAAAAGCTGGGGGTGCACAAAGGAGCAGAATTGCGCATCAAACTTGAACCCGACACCAGTAAATACGGCATGCCAATGCCTGAAGAAATGGAGGAATTGCTGGCACAGGACCCTGAGGCCGATCGGTATTTCCAGCAACTGAGTCCAGGCAAACAACGCTCCTTGCTCTACATAGTAGGTAAACCGAAAGGAACTGAGACGCGCCTCCGCAAGGCCATCACCATTTGCGAGTACCTGAAGTCGGTCGAAGGAGCATTGGATTTCAGAGAACTGAACCAAGCCTTCAAGGACAATCGTTTCAAACTCCAATAGTTACTGGCAATGGTCTGGATAGAAGGTCTACTTACTGGATTGGCGATGATCATCTTCATCGGACCGGTCCTGTTCACCTTGTTGCAGGCTTCCTTGCGCTTCGGATTCCAAGGAGGAATGGCCGTAGCCATAGGCATCATTGTGAGTGACGTGCTCGCAGTGGGCATCTGCCTGTTAGGTGCAAAGGCTTTCTTCACTGATGTCGACAATCAATTCTGGATTGCAATCGGAGGAGGTGTCATACTTCTTGTGCTCGGGCTCAAATACATTCTCGACCCCAAACTCTATGCTCCGGAGGATATTCGACTGGGAACCAGGGACTTCGGCAATCTATTCAGCAAGGGATTCTTGGTCAATTTCGTCAATCCTTTCGTGTTCTTGGTCTGGATAGGTCTGATCGGCTATGCCGAAGAGCGCTATGATCAACAGTTGTATATCTATCTGGCGATGGTGCTGTTGGGCATCTTCATTACTGACTCCCTCAAGGCCTATTTTGCGGGGAAATTGAGGTCCTTGCTGGTCACAGAGAGGCTTGCTCTGATCTATCGCATCATCGGTATCCTCATGATACTGTTCAGTTTACGATTGTTCTATCATGCAATCGTTTTCTGATTTGCCTATCTTGTCCATATAACCTTTAAACCTCGACCATTATGGACGGAAATATCTGGACCTATTTCGTAGCTGCGCTTATTCCGATGATCATCGGATTCATCTGGTACAATCCCAAGGTATTTGGGAACACATGGATGACAGCAGCCAAAGTGACTCAAGAAGATGTGGAAAGCGGGAACATGCCGCTCATCTTCGGCCTGAGCTATGTTCTCTCTTTGATCCTCGTTTTTATGATGAACTACTTCGTACATCATGAGATGCAGATAGCTGGGACGGTCTTCATGGACCCTGAGCTCGCTGTGGCACCTGATTCTGAACTGGGAGTGATGATGACTGATTTCTTAGACAGCATCAGTGCGAGATATAACACCTTCGGGCATGGGCTACTGCACGGCTTCTTCATCGCACTCTTCTTGGTTCTGCCTGTCATGGCTACCAATGCGATGTTCGAGCGCAAAGGCTTCAAGTACATCGCAGTCAACTGGGGCTACTGGGCAGTGACCATTATGCTCATAGGTGGATTCATGAGTCAGTTCTATTGAGAAATCTGAGAATTTTCTTCAAAGGCCCCGATACAGGGGCCTTTTTTATGTCCCAAAGATCTGCCACACCGCTAGACTGGCCACGTAGGCTGTCCCGGTCATGACAAGGAATTGCAGTAGAGGAATGGTCCAGGACCGCGTCTCTCGCTTAACAATGGCCAGCGTGCTCATACATTGCATGGCAAATACATAGAAGAGCAATAAGGACAAGGCCCTGATGGGCGTGAAGACCAGCTCCCCCGTGCGGATGTCCCGCTCGCTTCGCATGCGTTCTATCAAGGTATACTCATCTCCCTCACTGCCCGCTGAATAGATGGTGGCCATCGTCCCCACGAAAACCTCTCGGGCCGCAAAGGAGGTGATAAGAGCAATCCCGATCTTCCAATCGAATCCCAAGGGACGTATGCTCGGTTCGATGGCTTTTCCCAGATGACCAACATAACTGGCCTCTAGGCGATAGGCTTCTACGTAGCGTTCATACTCTTCTTCAGGAATCTCACCATTGACCAGCATGGTTTCCACTTGCTTTTCAGCAGCTGCCATCTGCTCACTCGGCCCGAATGAGGCCAAGGTCCAGAGGATGATAG
The genomic region above belongs to Flavobacteriales bacterium and contains:
- a CDS encoding alpha/beta fold hydrolase, which encodes MENTDILYHEVHFRSESAEWLLMIHGAGGSTRTWKRQVERLGKHFNLLIIDLPGHGMSAEKGVRDDAYTFSIISHRIWEVVDHHRIEQVHVLGVSLGAIIALRLEQLYNHRVKSVVLAGAIVQLNRKLRLIASTSLFLAKLIGYRAFYKMAARIALPRANHKTSREVFIKESEALTIEEFRKWTEMYRSLNVTLKDLYNE
- a CDS encoding LysE family transporter; translated protein: MVWIEGLLTGLAMIIFIGPVLFTLLQASLRFGFQGGMAVAIGIIVSDVLAVGICLLGAKAFFTDVDNQFWIAIGGGVILLVLGLKYILDPKLYAPEDIRLGTRDFGNLFSKGFLVNFVNPFVFLVWIGLIGYAEERYDQQLYIYLAMVLLGIFITDSLKAYFAGKLRSLLVTERLALIYRIIGILMILFSLRLFYHAIVF
- a CDS encoding DUF1761 domain-containing protein, which translates into the protein MDGNIWTYFVAALIPMIIGFIWYNPKVFGNTWMTAAKVTQEDVESGNMPLIFGLSYVLSLILVFMMNYFVHHEMQIAGTVFMDPELAVAPDSELGVMMTDFLDSISARYNTFGHGLLHGFFIALFLVLPVMATNAMFERKGFKYIAVNWGYWAVTIMLIGGFMSQFY